Proteins found in one Chlamydia pneumoniae TW-183 genomic segment:
- the leuS gene encoding leucine--tRNA ligase, producing the protein MRYDPNLIEKKWQQFWKEHRSFQANEDEDKVKYYVLDMFPYPSGAGLHVGHLIGYTATDIVARYKRARGFSVLHPMGWDSFGLPAEQYAIRTGTHPKVTTQKNIANFKKQLSAMGFSYDEGREFATSDPDYYHWTQKLFLFLYDQGLAYMADMAVNYCPELGTVLSNEEVENGFSIEGGYPVERKMLRQWILKITAYADKLLEGLDALDWPENVKQLQKNWIGKSEGALVTFHLTQEGSLEAFTTRLDTLLGVSFLVIAPEHPDLDSIVSEEQRDEVTAYVQESLRKSERDRISSVKTKTGVFTGNYAKHPITGNLLPVWISDYVVLGYGTGVVMGVPAHDERDREFAEMFSLPIHEVIDDNGVCIHSNYNDFCLNGLSGQEAKDYVINYLEMRSLGRAKTMYRLRDWLFSRQRYWGEPIPIIHFEDGTHRPLEDDELPLLPPNIDDYRPEGFGQGPLAKAQDWVHIYDEKTGRPGCRETYTMPQWAGSCWYYLRFCDAHNSQLPWSKEKESYWMPVDLYIGGAEHAVLHLLYSRFWHRVFYDAGLVSTPEPFKKLINQGLVLASSYRIPGKGYVSIEDVREENGTWISTCGEIVEVRQEKMSKSKLNGVDPQVLIEEYGADALRMYAMFSGPLDKNKTWSNEGVGGCRRFLNRFYDLVTSSEVQDIEDRDGLVLAHKLVFRITEHIEKMSLNTIPSSFMEFLNDFSKLPVYSKRALSMAVRVLEPIAPHISEELWVILGNPPGIDQAAWPQIDESYLVAQTVTFVVQVNGKLRGRLEVAKEAPKEEVLSLSRSVVAKYLENAQIRKEIYVPNKLVNFVL; encoded by the coding sequence ATGCGATATGACCCCAACTTAATAGAAAAAAAATGGCAACAATTTTGGAAAGAACATCGAAGCTTTCAAGCAAATGAAGACGAGGATAAAGTAAAATATTATGTTTTAGACATGTTCCCTTATCCTTCAGGAGCAGGTCTACATGTAGGCCACCTTATTGGCTATACAGCGACAGATATTGTTGCGAGATATAAAAGAGCACGGGGATTCTCAGTTCTTCATCCTATGGGCTGGGATAGCTTTGGTTTGCCCGCAGAACAATATGCGATTCGGACAGGAACCCATCCTAAAGTCACGACCCAGAAGAATATCGCTAATTTTAAAAAACAGCTCTCCGCTATGGGATTTTCGTATGATGAAGGACGAGAATTTGCTACGAGTGATCCCGACTATTATCATTGGACTCAGAAACTTTTCCTTTTTCTTTATGATCAAGGACTCGCCTATATGGCCGACATGGCAGTGAACTACTGTCCAGAACTTGGTACCGTATTATCGAATGAAGAAGTTGAAAATGGATTCTCAATAGAAGGGGGATATCCTGTAGAGCGGAAAATGCTTCGTCAGTGGATTCTCAAAATCACAGCATATGCCGATAAGTTATTAGAAGGTCTCGATGCCCTAGATTGGCCCGAAAATGTAAAGCAGTTACAGAAAAATTGGATAGGGAAATCTGAAGGGGCTCTCGTAACATTTCATTTGACGCAAGAGGGCAGTCTAGAAGCCTTCACTACCCGCCTAGACACTTTATTAGGGGTGAGTTTCTTAGTGATTGCTCCTGAGCACCCAGATTTAGATTCTATAGTGAGTGAAGAGCAAAGAGACGAAGTCACAGCCTATGTACAAGAGAGTCTCAGGAAAAGTGAACGAGATCGCATTAGCTCTGTTAAGACAAAAACAGGGGTCTTTACAGGAAACTATGCCAAGCACCCCATTACAGGGAACCTTTTACCTGTTTGGATTTCAGATTATGTCGTCTTAGGCTATGGCACAGGCGTAGTTATGGGAGTCCCAGCGCATGACGAGAGAGATCGAGAGTTTGCTGAAATGTTTTCTCTTCCGATTCATGAGGTGATTGATGATAACGGGGTTTGTATTCATAGCAATTACAACGACTTTTGTCTTAATGGCTTGTCTGGGCAAGAAGCTAAAGATTATGTAATCAACTACCTGGAGATGCGTTCTCTCGGAAGAGCTAAGACTATGTACAGGCTGCGAGACTGGCTCTTCTCTAGACAGAGATATTGGGGAGAGCCTATCCCCATCATTCATTTTGAAGATGGAACGCACCGTCCTTTAGAAGATGATGAGCTGCCTCTTCTCCCTCCGAATATTGATGACTATCGTCCCGAAGGATTCGGTCAGGGTCCTTTAGCGAAGGCTCAAGATTGGGTGCATATCTACGACGAGAAGACAGGTAGACCAGGATGTAGAGAGACTTATACTATGCCACAGTGGGCAGGCTCTTGCTGGTATTATCTTCGTTTCTGTGATGCACACAACTCTCAGTTGCCTTGGAGTAAAGAAAAAGAAAGCTATTGGATGCCTGTAGATCTTTACATTGGAGGTGCAGAACACGCTGTTCTTCATCTTCTTTACTCGAGATTTTGGCATCGAGTCTTCTATGACGCGGGTCTTGTCTCAACACCAGAACCTTTTAAGAAACTGATCAACCAGGGACTTGTGTTAGCCTCTTCATACCGAATTCCTGGTAAGGGATACGTAAGCATAGAAGACGTTAGGGAAGAAAATGGAACGTGGATCTCAACTTGTGGAGAGATTGTGGAAGTTAGACAAGAGAAAATGTCTAAATCGAAACTCAATGGTGTGGATCCTCAGGTTTTGATTGAAGAGTATGGTGCAGATGCCTTACGTATGTACGCTATGTTTTCGGGACCCTTGGATAAAAATAAAACCTGGTCCAATGAAGGTGTTGGGGGGTGCCGTCGTTTCCTAAATCGTTTTTATGATTTGGTGACTTCGTCAGAGGTTCAAGATATAGAAGACCGTGACGGGCTGGTTCTCGCTCACAAATTGGTGTTTAGGATTACAGAACATATTGAAAAAATGTCTTTGAATACCATACCGTCTTCATTTATGGAATTTCTGAACGATTTTTCAAAGCTTCCAGTCTATTCTAAACGTGCCTTGTCTATGGCTGTTCGTGTATTGGAGCCTATAGCTCCGCATATCAGCGAAGAGTTATGGGTTATATTGGGAAACCCACCAGGGATTGATCAAGCAGCATGGCCTCAAATAGACGAGAGTTACCTAGTTGCTCAAACTGTGACTTTTGTTGTTCAGGTTAATGGGAAGTTACGAGGACGTCTCGAGGTAGCCAAAGAAGCTCCTAAAGAAGAAGTTTTATCTTTGTCTCGAAGTGTAGTTGCAAAGTATCTAGAGAACGCTCAAATACGAAAAGAAATTTATGTTCCTAATAAACTAGTGAATTTTGTCCTATGA
- a CDS encoding DUF648 domain-containing protein: MNIYQFSPGASPNWQASLMAQLNSYFCLGGETVTRIISLRPSGLILAKKEKAVVSTAEKILKILSFILFPLVLIALAIRYLLYNKFNKDLDRAVFFIPTEITKAEELIIAKNPALVKEAALTVSPLFYSLPKKYQLMKVETP, translated from the coding sequence ATGAACATATACCAATTTTCTCCTGGAGCTTCCCCTAATTGGCAAGCTTCGTTGATGGCTCAGCTGAACTCCTATTTTTGTTTAGGAGGAGAGACTGTGACGCGCATTATTTCTCTTCGACCCTCCGGACTTATCTTGGCTAAAAAAGAGAAGGCTGTTGTTTCTACAGCAGAAAAAATTTTAAAAATCCTTTCCTTTATCCTGTTTCCTCTAGTCTTGATAGCTCTAGCGATACGCTACCTCTTATATAACAAGTTTAATAAAGATTTGGATCGAGCAGTATTTTTTATCCCCACAGAAATTACTAAAGCCGAAGAACTGATCATTGCCAAAAATCCTGCGCTAGTGAAAGAAGCGGCTCTAACTGTTTCTCCGCTCTTCTATTCTCTTCCTAAGAAATATCAACTTATGAAAGTTGAAACTCCTTAA
- the waaA gene encoding lipid IV(A) 3-deoxy-D-manno-octulosonic acid transferase has protein sequence MMLRGVHRIFKCFYDVVLVCAFVIALPKLLYKMLVYGKYKKSLAVRFGLKKPHVPGEGPLVWFHGASVGEVRLLLPVLEKFCEEFPGWRCLVTSCTELGVQVASQVFIPMGATVSILPLDFSIIIKSVVAKLRPSLVVFSEGDCWLNFIEEAKRIGATTLVINGRISIDSSKRFKFLKRLGKNYFSPVDGFLLQDEVQKQRFLSLGIPEHKLQVTGNIKTYVAAQTALHLERETWRDRLRLPTDSKLVILGSMHRSDAGKWLPVVQKLIKEGVSVLWVPRHVEKTKDVEESLHRLHIPYGLWSRGANFSYVPVVVVDEIGLLKQLYVAGDLAFVGGTFDPKIGGHNLLEPLQCEVPLIFGPHITSQSELAQRLLLSGAGLCLDEIEPIIDTVSFLLNNQEVREAYVQKGKVFVKAETASFDRTWRALKSYIPLYKNS, from the coding sequence ATGATGCTACGAGGTGTCCATCGTATTTTTAAGTGTTTCTACGATGTTGTTTTAGTTTGTGCATTTGTAATTGCCTTACCTAAGCTTCTTTATAAGATGTTAGTTTATGGTAAGTATAAGAAATCTCTAGCAGTTCGTTTTGGTCTGAAAAAGCCGCATGTCCCTGGAGAAGGGCCTTTGGTGTGGTTTCATGGAGCATCTGTAGGGGAAGTTCGTTTGCTTCTACCTGTACTTGAAAAATTTTGTGAAGAATTTCCAGGTTGGCGTTGTCTAGTGACTTCATGTACAGAACTTGGAGTGCAGGTGGCAAGCCAAGTGTTTATTCCTATGGGAGCCACTGTTTCAATACTGCCTTTGGATTTTAGCATAATTATCAAATCGGTAGTCGCTAAACTGCGTCCCTCCCTTGTAGTCTTTTCTGAAGGGGACTGCTGGCTAAATTTTATTGAGGAAGCAAAACGTATAGGAGCAACTACTCTCGTCATTAATGGTAGAATTTCCATAGATTCTTCAAAGCGTTTTAAATTTTTAAAGCGCCTAGGTAAAAACTATTTCTCTCCAGTAGATGGATTTTTATTACAGGACGAAGTCCAAAAACAGCGTTTTCTTTCTTTAGGGATACCTGAACATAAATTGCAGGTTACAGGGAATATTAAGACCTATGTAGCAGCACAGACAGCACTGCACTTAGAAAGGGAAACTTGGAGAGATCGTTTGAGATTGCCAACGGACTCGAAATTAGTAATCCTAGGTTCTATGCATAGAAGTGATGCAGGAAAATGGCTTCCTGTAGTGCAGAAATTAATAAAAGAGGGGGTCTCAGTTTTATGGGTGCCAAGACACGTTGAAAAGACCAAGGATGTTGAAGAATCTTTGCATCGGTTGCACATTCCTTATGGGTTGTGGAGCCGCGGCGCCAATTTTTCTTATGTACCAGTTGTCGTTGTTGATGAAATTGGCTTATTGAAACAACTTTATGTTGCTGGTGATTTAGCATTTGTTGGAGGTACTTTCGATCCTAAGATCGGAGGACATAATTTATTAGAACCTCTCCAATGTGAAGTCCCTTTAATTTTTGGTCCACATATTACATCGCAATCAGAGCTTGCGCAACGCCTGTTGCTTTCTGGTGCAGGACTTTGTTTAGACGAAATAGAGCCTATAATCGATACAGTTTCTTTCTTACTAAATAATCAAGAAGTGCGTGAGGCTTATGTACAGAAGGGAAAAGTGTTCGTAAAAGCAGAAACAGCTTCCTTTGACCGTACATGGAGAGCATTAAAAAGTTATATTCCCTTGTACAAAAATAGTTAA
- a CDS encoding alpha/beta hydrolase has translation MRKVAFLVSCLFSVAIGASAAPVRVPGFPQIPEDLVQIKTEVCPKQEVCLAVTIKCDDHNLIGVLHLPNTPTPEGGFPTVVLFHGFRGTKFGGLTGAYRKLGRKFAAAGIATLRVDMAGCGDSEGVAEEVPIETYLRDAQTILETVQEHPDLNAYRLGISGFSLGCHIAFELAKIYNPRDLNIKALSVWAPIADGGILLKELYENFSKHGEGDIISVGKDFGFGPPPIIVCSGDVDLLIRIQDHVTANSLPTKPYILHQQGIDDTLVSRTQQTLFKNTAPGRMTFISYPNTGHNLATAPDLDMILDQIVSHFQRTL, from the coding sequence ATGCGTAAAGTTGCTTTTTTAGTTTCTTGCCTATTTTCAGTAGCTATAGGGGCTTCGGCAGCTCCAGTCCGTGTTCCGGGATTTCCTCAAATTCCAGAAGATCTCGTTCAAATCAAGACAGAAGTATGTCCGAAGCAAGAAGTATGTTTAGCAGTTACTATCAAATGTGACGATCACAATCTTATTGGTGTTTTACATCTTCCTAACACTCCCACACCGGAAGGAGGGTTCCCTACAGTCGTGTTGTTTCACGGCTTCCGAGGAACAAAATTCGGAGGTTTAACTGGAGCCTATCGAAAATTAGGAAGAAAATTCGCTGCAGCTGGAATTGCCACTTTACGTGTCGACATGGCCGGATGTGGAGATAGTGAAGGAGTTGCTGAAGAAGTTCCTATAGAGACCTATTTACGTGATGCACAAACCATACTTGAAACTGTCCAAGAACACCCAGATCTCAATGCATATCGTCTAGGAATTTCAGGTTTTTCTTTAGGATGCCACATAGCTTTCGAGTTGGCTAAAATCTATAACCCAAGAGACTTAAATATCAAAGCCCTGAGTGTATGGGCTCCAATTGCAGATGGGGGCATCTTATTAAAAGAGCTCTATGAGAATTTCTCTAAACACGGCGAAGGAGATATTATCTCTGTTGGGAAGGACTTTGGATTTGGTCCTCCTCCTATAATTGTTTGCTCTGGCGATGTTGATCTCCTCATACGCATCCAAGATCACGTTACAGCAAATTCCCTACCCACAAAACCCTATATTTTGCATCAACAAGGCATTGATGACACTCTTGTTTCTAGGACACAACAGACACTATTTAAAAACACAGCTCCCGGAAGAATGACTTTCATCTCTTACCCTAACACAGGACACAACTTAGCCACAGCTCCTGATTTAGATATGATCTTAGATCAAATTGTGAGCCACTTCCAACGAACACTTTAA
- a CDS encoding KDO-transferase 2 — protein sequence MKNRPFDFTGHPEEEKLIKDILLKEEGNKYFSLESKKLLARHMMHNIVVLSEEPGRSAFLGRTAFFPNKYPIAQGGVGIPSTIGNLFTIWYCFYFYRAATPQSDHPDGCGFILLERLKELGAGFFYCDLRESNTTGFTLFFEGSNKGVLKNHLFIRDE from the coding sequence TTGAAAAATCGACCTTTTGACTTTACAGGTCATCCTGAAGAAGAAAAACTGATAAAAGATATTCTTCTGAAAGAAGAAGGCAACAAATATTTTAGCTTGGAAAGCAAAAAGCTTCTGGCTAGACATATGATGCACAATATTGTTGTTCTTAGTGAGGAACCTGGACGAAGCGCTTTTCTTGGTAGGACGGCATTTTTCCCTAATAAGTATCCAATAGCTCAGGGTGGTGTTGGAATACCATCTACAATAGGCAATCTCTTTACTATATGGTACTGTTTCTATTTTTATAGAGCTGCAACTCCACAATCTGATCATCCTGACGGATGTGGCTTTATTCTACTAGAAAGGCTTAAGGAGCTCGGTGCAGGGTTCTTTTATTGTGATCTTCGTGAGTCCAATACCACTGGCTTTACTCTTTTTTTTGAAGGCTCCAATAAAGGTGTGTTAAAGAATCACTTGTTTATTAGAGATGAGTAA
- a CDS encoding FAD-dependent oxidoreductase: protein MADILVIGANPTGLILANMLIQHGISVKVIDHRASPEDPSFLDCRKLPVILSCSSLELLHNSEMLGDFIQANHKIFGARYHWKKRTLLFKFSQATDSPVPFSLSTTYQSLEQHLIDEFLKRGGVIDWSTRPVTLVDNSIFIESTKVSQNFENREIYNPKWIIACEADNNLDIRDLVKSQLRARRINREVIFINCDEGEPFEEDHIHLLPITKNFLNFVFYNPQEKTKQLCLPQGTHSISPKLKQKLLYTYNLVISDENFHIKTSHHAFPPEHGNVLFLGSLSNTLLLSYLNGINTNIHAAFNLAWKLLPVLKKAALKHLVITKEQEDGNILPYISPTTEKRAKKLPFSRFYTPALMYYFLKGCRKFNTTGEEYYYPPHQALKYRSSDIIKMSPQDKEIHGPGPGMRAIDARLENGSFLLDPLKSSKHLLIFFKDIPDLKEALQEEYGEWIEICNVKEPRILNLYHANPNSLFIIRPDRYIGYRTHTFKLHELISYLLRIFASEKTS from the coding sequence ATGGCAGACATTTTAGTCATAGGTGCTAATCCTACAGGTCTCATTTTGGCAAATATGCTAATACAACATGGGATCTCTGTAAAAGTTATCGACCACAGAGCTTCTCCTGAGGATCCTAGCTTCTTAGATTGTCGTAAGCTCCCTGTAATCTTGTCTTGCTCTTCCTTGGAGCTTCTTCACAATAGTGAAATGCTAGGCGATTTTATCCAAGCCAACCATAAGATCTTTGGTGCGCGTTACCATTGGAAAAAGAGAACCTTATTATTTAAGTTCAGCCAAGCAACGGACTCTCCAGTTCCTTTTTCTCTATCAACAACATATCAAAGTTTAGAACAGCACCTAATTGACGAGTTTCTAAAACGCGGAGGCGTCATAGATTGGTCGACACGCCCCGTAACTCTAGTTGATAACAGTATCTTTATTGAAAGTACTAAAGTATCACAAAATTTTGAAAATCGTGAGATCTACAATCCAAAGTGGATTATAGCCTGTGAGGCTGACAACAACCTAGACATCAGGGATCTTGTCAAAAGCCAGCTGAGAGCACGTAGAATAAATCGAGAAGTTATTTTTATCAATTGCGATGAGGGCGAGCCCTTTGAAGAAGATCATATCCATCTTCTTCCCATCACAAAGAACTTCTTAAATTTCGTTTTCTATAATCCCCAGGAAAAAACGAAACAGCTCTGTCTACCCCAAGGAACGCATTCCATATCACCGAAACTTAAACAGAAGCTACTTTATACTTACAATCTCGTCATCTCTGATGAAAATTTCCATATAAAAACAAGTCACCACGCATTCCCTCCTGAACATGGAAATGTATTATTTTTAGGTAGCCTCTCTAATACTCTGCTTCTTTCTTATCTCAACGGTATTAATACCAATATTCACGCAGCCTTTAATCTCGCTTGGAAGCTACTTCCTGTATTGAAAAAAGCTGCATTAAAACATTTGGTGATTACAAAAGAACAGGAAGATGGCAATATCCTACCTTATATTAGTCCTACTACGGAAAAGCGCGCGAAGAAACTCCCATTTTCTCGCTTCTATACACCTGCTTTGATGTACTACTTTTTAAAGGGATGTCGAAAGTTTAATACTACAGGAGAAGAGTATTACTACCCCCCTCACCAAGCACTGAAATACCGTTCTAGCGATATTATCAAAATGTCTCCTCAAGATAAGGAAATCCATGGTCCTGGTCCAGGAATGAGAGCTATAGATGCTCGCCTAGAAAACGGTTCTTTCCTCTTAGATCCTTTAAAAAGTAGTAAGCACCTTCTTATCTTTTTTAAAGATATCCCCGACTTAAAGGAAGCTCTACAAGAAGAATATGGCGAATGGATAGAGATTTGCAATGTTAAGGAACCTCGAATCCTTAACCTCTATCACGCAAATCCAAATTCGCTATTTATTATCCGCCCCGATCGTTATATCGGATATAGAACACATACCTTTAAGCTGCACGAGCTGATCTCATATCTACTTAGAATTTTTGCCAGCGAAAAGACCAGCTAA